Part of the Cyclopterus lumpus isolate fCycLum1 chromosome 16, fCycLum1.pri, whole genome shotgun sequence genome, GCAATTAAAAGAAGATGCCATTGTGCTCATTCTCCATGCAACCTATAGCTTTACTTGTGTAAGACTGACACACGCAGAGCAATCTATGGTCCCGCTTACAAAGTTACAATAATCCAATCTCCAAGACAACCTGGAGTGGTGAGTAATTGCAATAGTGGACGCACACAAGATTGATCTCAGAACGTGTGACCCAACAAGTTCATGGCTAAGCAATCTTAATGTTCCTGATTATTCTGAGCCTACCATTTTTTTCAGAGGATTCTTTGTTTAGCTGCCATTGTTGGTAGTTGAAGCTATATACCTAAAGAAAGttataaaaagtataataaatcTGAACTGTTGCTTTGGTTACTGGAAAGCTTTCTATGCAAATAATTTCACTTGCAGATCTGAATGTATTCTTGGAGACCCATTTTTACTGTTTGGATTCAAGTATCCTGGCAAAAAGATACGACCATTAAAGGATCACTATGGTGTTttacattgttcttcttttatCCATTTCATATCTTCAGATGGTACTCTGTTAAATAATGACAATTCTGGCATTTAAAACAACCCATCAAATGAACCCATGCTTATAATTGTGTTACCCCACACTATATGGAGAaaaaagactttttaaaaagacaaaacagataGGCCCACTTGCAGAAtgtccatttttttaaataataccaTATAACTTATTTACTTGTTCTAGCTTGAGCAAACAAAATCTTAGCTTTGTATTTGTATCATTACATTGTGCCATTGTTTAGCACGGTGTGGCTTTTCCTGTAAAGGCTAACAGCTAAACTCCAGCTTACAACTATTCAATCTATCTGTGTGCATAACTGGGCAATACTGTATGTCAATCAGTCCATGACTGTAGTAATATCACATTTCTCTTAATATTGCAAAACATGGCACAGAACTGTTGTTAACTTAACACTATATAGAAATTGCCAAGTCAGACTTCACCCATAaccatattttttaaaacatcttcacATCAAACAgccaatattgttttattaagaGTCAAATAACAGTTTAGAAGTGAGCAGAGACGGTAGCAATTCTTCCTTTCCAATATATTCTCCTTTGTTCCTATGCAGTATGCATATTCAGCTTGTGTGCTGCTCATTGCACAACTCAGTTTGTTTATTGTGACACTTTTTTCAATGTATTACTTCAATAACACCTTACTGTAGTAACCttacttccatccatccatccattatcacccgcttatccggggtcgggtcgcggtggcagcaggttcagcaggccgacccaggcttccctctcacccgcagcactttccagctcattctgggggatcccgaggcgttccaaggccagccgggagatataatccctccagcgtgtcctcggtcttccccggggcctcctaccagttggacgtgcccggaaaacctctaatgggaggcgtccaggaggcatcctaactagatgcccgaaccacctcagctgactcctttcgacacgaaggagcagcgactcgactccaagctcccccctgatgtccgagctccttaccctatctctaaggctgagcccggccaccctacggaggaagctcatttcggccgcttgtatccgagatctcgttctttcggtcacgacccagagttcgtgaccataggtgagggttggaacgtagaccgaccagtaaatggagagctttgccttccggctcagctccctcttcactaagacggaccggtacagcgcctgttttactgctgcagccgcaccgatccgcctatcgatctcccgctccaccttaccctcactcgtgaacaagaccccgagatacttgaactccttcgcttggggtaggcagtttgcccccacctggagggagcaatccgccggtttccggcagagcaccatggcctcagatttggaggtgctaactctcatccctgccgcttcgcactcggctgcaaaacgccccagtgaatgctggaggtcacggtccgaggaggcaaacaggaccacatcatccgcaaacagcagagaggcgatcccgagactcccgaaccggatcctctccgcccctggctgcgcctagatatcctgtccatgaaggtcacgaacaggaccggtgataaagggcagccctggcggaggccaacacccaccgggaacgtgtctgacttactaccgaggagacgaacacagctcctactgcaggcatacagagaccggatggcccgtgccaacgggtccggcaccccatactcccgcagcaccccccacaaaaacccccgagggacccggtcgaaagccttctccaggtctacaaagcacatgtaaactggttgggcaaactcccaggacccctccagtaatcttgcgagggtaaagagctggtccactgttccacgaccgggacggaatccgcactgttcgtcctgaatctgaggttcgacaagcggtcggagcctcctctccagcaccctggcataagcttttcccgggaggctgagcagtgtgataccacgatagttcgagcacactctccggtcccccttcttgaagatgggaaccaccaccccggtctgccagtccatgggcactgttcccgacccccatgcgacactgaaaaggcgtgtcaaccaagacagcccaacaatgtccagcgctttcagcatctcagggcggatctcatccacccctggcgccttgccaccaaggagctttttgactaccttagcgacctctgccagggatatgggtgaatccaccccaaagtcttccggcgctgccccctctccgggggacatgttggccgggtttaggagttcctcaaagtgctctttccaccgcccgacgatgtccccagtccgggtcagcagttccccccccctgctgaaaacagcctggggtagaccctgctttcccttcctgagccgtcggatggtttgccagaacttccttgaggccaaccgaaagtccttctccatggcctccccgaactcctcccatgcccgagttttagcctccgcgaccatcgtcgctgcagcccttttggcccgccggtacccgtcagctgcttcaggagacccctgggtcagccaggcccgaaaggcctccttcttcagtttgacggctaccctcacccccggtgtccaccaccgggttctagggttgccgccacgacaggcaccgatgaccttccggccacagccccgagcagccgcgtccacaatagaggctttgaacaaggtccactcggattccatgtccccagcctccctcgggatttgtgagaagttcttccggaggtgggagttgaagacctcccggacaggatcctctgccagacgttcccagttcaccctcactacacgtttgggcttgccaggtctctctagccgagtcccccgccatctgatccaactcaccaccaggtggtgatcagttgacagctctgctcctctcttcacccgagtgtccaagacatacggccgcagatcagatgatacgattacaaagtcgatcattgatctccggcctaaggtgttctggtaccaggtacacttatgagccaccttatgttcgaacatggtgttcgttatggacaaactgtggctagcacagaagtccaacaacaaaacaccattcgggttcagatcgggcaagccgttcctcccaatcacgccccgccaggtttctctgtcattgcccacgtgagcgttgaagtctcccaggagaactatggagtcggcaggcggcgccctttccaggacccctcccaccgactccaagaaggccggatactccgaaatgctgttcggtgcataagcacaaacaacagtcagagccttactccccgcaacccgtaggcgcagggaggcgaccctctcgttctcGTAACCTTACTTATTCCACTAAAAAAGTTCAACACATTACTGAATACGTTTTGATAATCCTAATAGTTAACTAGTGTGGTTTCTCGtgttaaatattacatttcatctgAATTATTCCTTGATGCTTTTTTCACTGACTTCTGAATATTGTTTTgatatgaatattaaatataggCATGCAGGCTTGAAATATTGCCGCAGCTGCTGTAAGCAATAGATAGAAAGTGCAAGGACAGACGTGGGAAAAGTTAATGCAGACTCGGTGACTCAGAAGTGTTTAAGATAACTAATTATTACTCTTttgaattttgttttaaaagtcgGACACTTCTGTCCACCACTTTCAACTCCAAGAGCAATCTGCTTTCTTAATGAAGCACCAACAGGTTTATCGTGCGTCCATCCACATgttacattttagaaaataacTGGCAAGTACTGAGGAGAACATTTAGAGAAGAATTTAAAGGCCGGTGTCCTTCCTTTTTGAACTGTGCTGCTCATTCTGTTACGGTACAATTCATGTCGACAGAATATGAACAGACAGGTGGGCTTCAACTATCCGCACAGAAAGGCCCATAAATGTTTTGGCATGATGACGACTTATCTGAACAGTTTCTGATCTGTAAAAGTGCCTGTAGGCTTACCGGAGATTGTTCAAGAAGCAACCACTGGAATCCCTTCTTAAGTTTCTAGTTCAGATAAAACCAGGGAGCACATTTGGTCTTAACTTCTAAAACAAAGGAATAGCTGCTTTCAGAGTTGTAATGCTCTCTTGTACAACAAagagtttttaatgttttgtatggcgcattttttattaatgacAAATAAAAGCTTAAGAAAAAAATCTCTGAACACAAGtatgttttgttacattgttggCCGTCAGTGGCTTCATTTACATATAGAAAGAACAGCAAACACTGAACAATATTTCTGATCATTTTAGCAGTTATAAAGCAATTATATTTGAACTACAGATATCAGGAGTTATCTATGAAATGATTTCTTGATGATGGAATTGGACACACGTCCTGTGCTTCTTTCCGTAGTACGTTAAGATGAAGACATTTCATCTTCTCTTGGTCAGTTTGCTGGGGTTGTACCTAAAAGACACAGGAAACATTTGATCTTTGATCTCCGTCCATGTCAGGATGGGCTTTTAACATTCCGCGTGGATCATTCCTCAATGTCCTGAGAGTCATTTTTAACAAACCATAAAAACAGCCCAAATTAAGCGCTGTAAAACGAGGACGGTGTTTGAACAGCTGAAAGCAAACAGGCTTCCAATAAACCACGTCTGGAAACTTTGTTCAGACCTACCAACAAAATAGCGGATTGTTTTCTTAGCAGCAGAGTCTGTTCCCGGATACGCATGACTGACTGAGCATGAATCAGTGATCAAACAGTTCagcctcgacacacacacacaaaatcagtCTCAGACAGTCTCTTTTCTGCTTAGTCAAAGATAACACGGCAGCGACAGCTTACATCACCTCGGTTACCCTGGCAACCGGTGTGACGAAATACATTCTGATTGGCTAAACTGAAGCTACAGTGAATTATATAACGTCTCCACCTGATTATAATGACTGAGGCGATGTCTACTACAAGAGACATGTTTATCATCTTTTTCTGTCCAATAGCAACAAACCACTTAGTAAACAGAACATATTGTAGTTATTTCTAACCTCCCATGAGGTCTAAATGAGAAAGGATGCTatcgacaaagagacaagaacCTGTACCTGTCTGGTAACTTCATCCTGAATACTATTTTGGTTAGAATATTGCATTCTGTCTCTGCCTACAgaacattatattattgatgTAGGAGGCATTACTTTTAATTTACAAACTTTCTTTTGACATCATCTTGATATTGCTGCTTTATGACTGCTGCTTTTTAATTGACAGCAAATTAATGCTGCTGTGGTGTTGGTGTTTTCTCTGTTGGAACATGTTGGATGGTGTTCAACATGTTGGACACACACTGGATATTACATGGGTAAGTCATGCCGAGGGTTGTCTGTTTTTCAAGACACaggtaacaaacaaaaaaaagtaactaaAGCAGCAGGAGGGTCCCAAATCATGTCTTATGATCAATAAAGTCAGCATGGTACATAAAAGAATGAGCCACGGTTTTACTTGTACATGTCAGGCTAATGACATACTAGATTTAGGGGGTCAAAGTCACATCACATCTTACAGAACATGAAGTTCAGTTTCTCACCTGAAGAGGTCATCTCCAATACTCTGGTCCCGTCTGCTCTGACGCTCCtcctgaaacaaacacaggctCAAATCATAAAAAGGCAAGTCTCAAACGGATCACGGACAGGTAAGAGAGTCAGAGACAAAATTACCTGAACTGCATCTTTCAGCCATTCATCCAGATCAGAGTTTGCGCCTCTGCTGTGAACCAGTAGATCAGATCCTCTGATGATGTGGGGTGAGCCCTCTACACCCGGCACACAGGTCTGTCACAAGCACATAAGCGTGTTTATAtgaaaaaataacattattctGTACATACTTTATTGGAATTTCTTTTTCATCCTTTATGGTGGGAATGAAGTAGATTTTGACCACACTGATCCCATCAATGGAGACAATGTTGTCATCGTGGTATACAGGATAATTTCTTAAAAGGATATATATGCAAAACTCAGAACCACTAGATGGTTGCACAAAAATGGGGCCTGAGATGCTGATGCTCTAGTGCAAACTAGAGAATCAGCCGAGAAGCTCTTATTACAACACAGAGAGGGACTTCCTCATCTGTTTAGGGCATTATAACCCCACTATtactttacatagcaaatagttgtttgttgCAATATTAAATGTCCAACATCTCATATACAGTTCCACTAAACTCACCAAAAATGACAGGTGGCCTGCAAATAGTCAACAttttatgaagaaaagaaatgacgCACTTTTGTggggtatttaaaaaaaagaaggaacataGAGCCCCCATCCACAGGTATTTATTTGGGGGTATTCACTTAGTTGCAATCTCAAACCTCACTGCTAGATGCCACacaatcctacacactgctctttgtgtctgttgtgtacatTGCAGTGTATTTAATCTGACCTTCCAGAAGCATTTGAAGTTCTTTGCGGAGCCGTTGTTCTGCATCCTCTGGGGTTTAGTTTTGGGAGGGGCGGTCACAGTGAGAGACCTAAACTCCACCAACACCAGCTGTTTAGGAAGATCTTCATCAATCTTTGACTCCTGcaaaaaaagcacattaatGAGTCACTTTTGTTTGATGGACAGTTCATATTCGTCGTCTCAATTAATGGTGTAGAACTTGCAAGAAACAACTCAAGACAACTAAAATGATTTCACAAAGTTTCATGCAGTTTAAACAGCAACTCCTGTGAATCCTGAGTGGTTCCCAATGAACTGACAAACACTGGATCTTTGAGGCCAGTAccaatatgaatatataaataataggATAATATAATGCTATGCTTGTGCGTTTCAGAAATTGTAATATAAATTACATTCTTTTGGTTAATATTTGGTTATAGATCACATAGCATATGTGAGATTGTAAGTGTCAACACGGCACAATAATACATCGTTTAGCCACTCATATAAACCTTGGATGCCAGTAAACACTGAATTTTGAGTTGATGCCGAGATCGAAGCTGCAGACAAAATGTTTGAGGTAACACGGTTGGCTTGCAACCACAGGAAATAGTGCAGTTACTGACGTTGATGTGTCGAATGGTTCCCATCTGTCCCAAGCTTTAGAATCATTGAAAATGGAAAGGCCAACTTTCACATAAATAAGTAAGGAATAAAGTATCTAGTCACAGCTAGAACATGCAGCATATAAAGAAACTGTAATAGTAAGAGCTTTTTAGCAGAACTTACTTGGACCTCCTGTTTTACTGAAACCGGTTTCAGAGGGGTCTTAGTGTCTTTTTTAGGCTGGCAAATATCTACTTTGAGTAGTTCTGCATCCtgtagaaagaaaagagtggAACTGTCTGGTAATAGTGAAGCAAACATTTGGCAgtttaagtttttatttttattttcattactgGATGAATAAAAGAACACAGACAGTAAATCCTCACCTCAATGAAAGACACGTCATCATCTTCAAAAGGCTGTATGGCTTTACTTGTACTGGCAGATGACTCCTCTGGACGTGTGCCGGAGCCTTTATTAGTTGTCTTGTATTCTACAGGATCCACCGGCTCTGGCTTGATGTTGACGATATGCTGGTCAGATGTTTGCTTATTTTCTTTTCCCAGGCCCACCTGTGGCCACTggttctttacatttttttctaagTGGACCCGTTGCCTCTTGGTTGAAGACGAAGCCTCCGTCGTATTTAAACTTTGTTTCTGTTCGGTTGAACTGAGCGTCATTAGCTGTTCTTGCTGGCCTTGATTCCCAGATGGTTGCTCATCAAAGAAGTCCATATCCTCAGACATAAGAGCCTCCAGTTCATCCATTTGTATCTCTGCTtccatctccttcctctttctactACGTGGCTCCTCCTGGACAGCGTGGGAGACCCTGTCTGACTGAGCCTCTGACCGTCCTACAAAAAGATCAGCTGTTGACCCCAGTGGAGTCTGGGATATTGCCACAGGGGCTCTGTCTGAACGTGAGGATGTTTCTTTACACCTGGCTGAAGTGTTTGGTGTCTGTATGCTGGTGGATGATTCCAGAGCAGGACGTTTTGGCTCGGACATGAAAGAGAAGGGCTCTTCCTCTAAAGGCCTTGATGAcaggaagacaaagagaagaATTTCATCTTAAATTGTTGCCAGTCAAAGGGCATGTGTATTGACATTGGGTACATTTGTTGTACAGTTAGTGCACTACATGCTTACCAACACGCTATAGTCCTCTACCTATGTTAAAGAGCAGATGTTTACCGTTTCTTGTTGGCAGTTTGGAAGAATGTGGTCAGAGTTGATTGTTTCTGTGGGGAGGCTTGTGCAGAGATCTTTCGTTTTTGAGGAGATTGTTTGGGTAGAAATGTCTTCATGCCAACATTGGTCTTGGGAAGGGCCGGCTGGGACTTAATGCCACTACTGCCTGCACCTGAAACTGCAAAAAACATTGATTGATTTGTTACAGCATTACAGGCATTAAGCTGATGATCATGATCATTTTAATGCCTGTCATGAGTGCATTCAAGGGAGTTTGCTTAAggctggctctgtccaaaagtaaCACAATCCACCTACCAGCACTTGTTAGGCTCTCTAAATAACATGTTATACAGAAGCTACtgaatagatatatatagattcAAATACATTGTAGGAATGCACCTATTCAATATATCTGATTGGTATCAACACAAATACTCTGTACTGGGCTAAATAAAAGGAGCGGTATGGGATGGATGTGATTGATCCAAATTACACACTCATCAATGctgttatattatttataatagcgcaacaaactatttatttaagatATATTAGAGCCAAAGTATATTGTTGAAAAAGAGGGACAAACTCTAAACCGTGTATGTTGTTCAAGTGACCCAATTTAAACAATTACAATATTGGATTGTTATCTGCACTTCAGGTATCAAGAGATAAAAAGACAGATCGGTGCATCCACCTGtcggcttcttcttctgcgaGTCCGTGTTCTCTACAGTGTTGAAAGATGAGCTCATTGTATCAGCCACAATGTACTTAGTGGTCGTCTCCTTAGCAACAGGTCTGGATCCAAGGAGCTGACTGCTGTTCtggttttgtttcctctcaGGAGTCTCCCCGACCGCCATCACCCCTGTACCTTCACATAGCTCCGTCCTGAGAAACCAGTACAATTACACACATCAGAAAGGCTTTCTGTCAAAAAATGAAAGGTTCGGACAActttaacacaaaaaaagatgagcTGAGCTCGTCGGTACCCTTGTGATGGCTCTGTGTTCACTGCGTAAGCTGTGATGTTCTGAGATGCTGCCGGTAACACGGTCTCATCCACCGCCACGCTCTGCGACAGCGAAGCACCCGGAATTCTGGGTTCCACCTTTGGTGCCGACTctaaaac contains:
- the nbn gene encoding nibrin yields the protein MWILTPLEPGGETHYLLSSKEYVVGRKNCDIVLPNDQSISRAHAHLTVADQTLSLKDTSKYGSFVNSQQLTQNTPVNLKSGDNVTFGVFNSKFSVDHQNPVVCSSCLDNDGKASLSQALLALGGKLVNTWTHECTHLAMPATKVTIKTISALLCCCPIVKPEFFMEFSKAAQQKLPPPKAERFVPEIDEPSLSKADVNLGAIPVRKQLFSGKTFIFLDAKQLKRLSRAVNFGGGKSQLLEGGSLPRDLLESPQSCVVNVMTDSSQTLLPSSTTEWANSVKNIVQRKGLRVITESEIGLAAIYASCVKYCNPSNLTPDSESAPKVEPRIPGASLSQSVAVDETVLPAASQNITAYAVNTEPSQGTELCEGTGVMAVGETPERKQNQNSSQLLGSRPVAKETTTKYIVADTMSSSFNTVENTDSQKKKPTVSGAGSSGIKSQPALPKTNVGMKTFLPKQSPQKRKISAQASPQKQSTLTTFFQTANKKRPLEEEPFSFMSEPKRPALESSTSIQTPNTSARCKETSSRSDRAPVAISQTPLGSTADLFVGRSEAQSDRVSHAVQEEPRSRKRKEMEAEIQMDELEALMSEDMDFFDEQPSGNQGQQEQLMTLSSTEQKQSLNTTEASSSTKRQRVHLEKNVKNQWPQVGLGKENKQTSDQHIVNIKPEPVDPVEYKTTNKGSGTRPEESSASTSKAIQPFEDDDVSFIEDAELLKVDICQPKKDTKTPLKPVSVKQEVQESKIDEDLPKQLVLVEFRSLTVTAPPKTKPQRMQNNGSAKNFKCFWKTCVPGVEGSPHIIRGSDLLVHSRGANSDLDEWLKDAVQEERQSRRDQSIGDDLFRYNPSKLTKRR